One segment of Ureibacillus thermophilus DNA contains the following:
- the smpB gene encoding SsrA-binding protein SmpB → MPKGTGKVIAQNKKANHDYFIEKTFEAGMVLQGTEIKSIRAGRVQLKDSFVLIRNGEAWIHNMHISPYEQGNRFNHDPLRVRKLLLHKKEIAELAGAVKRDGYTIVPLKIYIKDGYAKLLIGLGKGKKKYDKRADERKKEAKREMERALKLKNQ, encoded by the coding sequence ATGCCGAAGGGTACAGGAAAAGTCATTGCTCAAAATAAAAAAGCAAACCACGATTATTTTATTGAAAAAACATTTGAAGCTGGCATGGTATTGCAAGGAACGGAAATTAAATCCATCCGCGCCGGCCGTGTACAATTGAAAGATTCCTTCGTGCTAATCCGGAACGGGGAAGCATGGATTCACAATATGCACATCAGCCCATATGAACAAGGAAACCGCTTCAACCATGATCCGCTGCGAGTGCGGAAACTGTTATTACATAAAAAAGAAATCGCAGAACTTGCCGGTGCGGTCAAACGGGACGGCTACACGATTGTACCTTTGAAAATTTATATTAAAGATGGCTATGCCAAGTTGTTGATTGGCCTTGGCAAAGGTAAGAAAAAATATGATAAACGTGCGGATGAGCGGAAGAAAGAAGCAAAACGTGAAATGGAACGCGCATTGAAATTAAAAAATCAATAG
- the rnr gene encoding ribonuclease R, whose product MAHTELEQRILNLMKEEDYKPLKVDELEEVLGIETADEFKELVKALVRMEDQGYIVRSRSNRYGLPERMNLLRGKFIGHSKGYGFVVPEEEGLDDIFIPPHEVNGALNGDMVLVRVLKESSGDKREGTIIKVVERSKTTFVGTYQANRGFGFVVPDDKRLNMDIFVAKEDSMGAVDGHKVVVEVTNWPSEIKSATGVIIKILGHKNDPGVDILSIIYQHDIPPEFPDEVLKEAAKVPDTISDEDLVGRRDLRNETIVTIDGADAKDLDDAVTVTKNEDGTYKLGVHIADVSYYVKEGSLLDQEAYKRGTSVYLADRVIPMIPHRLSNGICSLNPQVDRLTISCEMIIDQNGNVIEHEIFPSVIRTTERMTYSDVYKILEEEDEVLIERYKPLVPMFKEMKELALILRKKRMNRGAIDFDFEEAKIIVNEEGWPIDVVLRERTIAERIIEEFMLCANETVAEHFHWMEVPFLYRIHEDPKPEKLHRFFEFITNFGLIVKGTGNTVHPKALQEVLESIDGLPEEPVISTMLLRSLQQARYYPESIGHFGLSTDFYTHFTSPIRRYPDLIVHRLIRTYLFEGDVSKQSIFKWAQVMDEIADHTSECERRAVDAERDVEALKKAQFMSDKIGEEFVGIVSSVTNFGIFVELPNTIEGLVHITNLTDDYYHFDERQMIMVGEYTGRIFRIGDEVKVRVANVNLDESSIDFEIVDMVKSFHKVRREAPKVIHAERKKKKRKEEDERGRKGKKKEKFYEGVAKKGKKKKRK is encoded by the coding sequence ATGGCACATACGGAGCTTGAACAAAGAATTTTAAATTTAATGAAGGAAGAAGATTATAAACCCCTTAAAGTAGATGAACTGGAAGAAGTACTTGGAATTGAAACGGCCGATGAATTTAAAGAATTAGTCAAAGCTCTTGTCCGCATGGAAGACCAAGGCTATATCGTTCGGTCCCGCTCCAATCGCTACGGCTTGCCGGAACGAATGAATTTGCTTCGCGGGAAATTTATTGGCCATTCTAAAGGCTATGGATTTGTGGTGCCAGAAGAAGAAGGATTGGATGATATTTTCATCCCGCCCCATGAAGTCAATGGCGCATTAAATGGAGATATGGTGTTGGTGCGCGTATTGAAGGAGTCTTCCGGCGATAAGCGGGAAGGCACCATCATCAAAGTGGTGGAGCGTTCCAAAACGACATTCGTCGGCACATATCAAGCAAATCGAGGCTTTGGGTTTGTCGTGCCGGATGATAAACGCTTAAACATGGATATTTTCGTTGCCAAAGAAGATTCAATGGGCGCTGTGGACGGCCATAAAGTCGTTGTGGAAGTGACGAACTGGCCAAGCGAAATCAAATCGGCTACAGGCGTCATTATTAAAATTTTAGGGCATAAAAATGACCCGGGCGTCGATATTTTATCTATCATTTATCAGCATGATATCCCGCCAGAATTTCCAGATGAAGTGCTCAAAGAAGCGGCAAAAGTTCCAGATACTATATCGGATGAAGATTTGGTGGGACGCAGAGATTTACGAAATGAAACGATTGTTACAATTGACGGCGCTGATGCGAAAGACTTGGACGATGCGGTGACGGTAACAAAAAATGAAGATGGCACATATAAACTAGGCGTCCACATTGCCGATGTCAGCTACTATGTAAAAGAAGGCTCGCTCCTTGACCAAGAAGCCTACAAACGGGGAACGAGCGTGTACTTGGCGGACCGGGTTATTCCAATGATTCCACATCGATTATCCAATGGCATCTGCTCGTTGAATCCTCAAGTGGATCGCTTGACGATTTCTTGTGAAATGATTATCGACCAAAACGGAAATGTCATTGAACATGAAATCTTCCCAAGTGTGATTCGGACAACAGAGCGGATGACTTATTCCGATGTTTATAAAATATTGGAAGAGGAAGATGAAGTGCTCATTGAACGTTACAAACCGCTTGTTCCGATGTTTAAAGAAATGAAGGAACTTGCGCTGATCTTAAGGAAAAAACGCATGAACCGAGGCGCCATTGATTTTGACTTTGAAGAAGCCAAAATCATTGTCAATGAAGAAGGCTGGCCGATTGATGTCGTATTGCGGGAGCGCACGATTGCAGAACGGATCATCGAGGAATTTATGCTTTGCGCCAACGAAACAGTAGCCGAACATTTCCATTGGATGGAAGTGCCTTTCCTTTATCGTATCCATGAGGATCCAAAACCGGAAAAATTGCATCGTTTCTTTGAATTTATTACGAACTTCGGCTTAATTGTAAAAGGAACAGGAAATACGGTTCATCCAAAAGCATTGCAGGAAGTGCTTGAGTCGATTGATGGATTGCCAGAGGAGCCGGTCATTTCAACAATGCTTCTCCGTTCATTGCAGCAGGCAAGATATTATCCTGAATCCATTGGGCACTTTGGATTGTCCACAGATTTCTATACTCACTTCACATCGCCAATCCGACGCTATCCGGACTTGATTGTGCACCGATTAATCCGCACATATTTATTTGAAGGCGATGTATCGAAGCAATCAATCTTCAAATGGGCGCAAGTGATGGATGAAATTGCCGACCATACGTCTGAATGTGAACGCAGAGCGGTGGATGCAGAGCGGGATGTAGAAGCGTTGAAGAAAGCCCAATTTATGTCTGATAAAATTGGGGAAGAATTTGTGGGCATTGTTTCGTCCGTCACAAATTTCGGTATTTTCGTTGAGCTGCCAAATACGATTGAAGGGCTCGTGCATATTACAAACTTAACGGATGACTATTATCATTTTGATGAACGCCAAATGATTATGGTTGGCGAATACACGGGGCGCATCTTCCGCATCGGGGACGAAGTGAAAGTCCGTGTGGCGAATGTGAATTTGGATGAATCATCCATCGACTTTGAGATTGTGGATATGGTGAAATCTTTCCATAAAGTTCGCAGAGAAGCGCCAAAAGTGATTCATGCTGAACGGAAGAAGAAAAAACGGAAAGAGGAAGATGAGCGCGGCCGCAAAGGGAAAAAGAAAGAGAAATTCTACGAAGGCGTTGCAAAAAAAGGGAAAAAGAAGAAAAGAAAGTAG